A window from Thermodesulforhabdaceae bacterium encodes these proteins:
- a CDS encoding thiolase family protein, which produces MKEVVIVSGVRTPVGRYGGILKDLEAYDLAALVLNDVISRIGLRPDMVDEVIMGQAYQNGEYVNIARMALLKAGWPESVPGITIDRRCCTGLDVVRFGMALIQSDQAEIVVAGGVESMSNAEFYLPGNIKWGIGGKGKMPRGHGDLSIWGIPLYDRIQRARVMSQPVERYGVLPTMMSWAETAAQEEGISREECDRWALESHKKAVKAMEEGKFKDELVPVTISGPKGEKIVIDRDETPRGDTTFEKLASLKPVLGGVCTAGNSSSENDGAAAVVLMSKEKAQSLGLEPLASIRSIAVAGCDPRYTYNAVPDAVRKALKLANLTIDQIDLIEIQEAFAAQVLADIKKMGLSEKDYDRINVNGSGISLGHPIACTGTRVLVTLLHEMKRRKVHYGLECICGGGGLGIAGIFERNLE; this is translated from the coding sequence ATGAAAGAAGTTGTCATTGTAAGTGGAGTTAGAACGCCTGTCGGGCGCTACGGGGGTATACTTAAGGATCTGGAAGCTTACGATCTTGCAGCCCTTGTTCTAAATGATGTGATAAGCCGTATTGGTCTTCGTCCCGACATGGTTGACGAAGTTATTATGGGGCAAGCCTATCAAAATGGCGAATATGTCAACATTGCTCGTATGGCTCTTCTTAAGGCGGGTTGGCCCGAAAGTGTCCCTGGTATCACGATTGATCGCCGATGCTGCACAGGACTTGATGTAGTTCGCTTTGGCATGGCTCTTATTCAATCAGATCAGGCTGAGATAGTAGTGGCAGGTGGGGTGGAGAGTATGAGCAATGCCGAATTCTACCTGCCGGGTAACATTAAATGGGGTATTGGAGGAAAAGGCAAAATGCCTCGCGGGCATGGGGATCTTTCTATCTGGGGAATACCTCTCTATGACCGCATCCAGAGAGCTAGAGTCATGTCCCAACCTGTTGAACGCTACGGAGTGCTTCCCACCATGATGAGTTGGGCAGAAACGGCTGCTCAAGAAGAAGGAATCAGTCGGGAAGAATGCGATAGATGGGCTCTCGAAAGCCACAAAAAAGCCGTAAAAGCCATGGAAGAGGGCAAATTTAAGGATGAACTCGTCCCTGTTACAATTTCCGGTCCCAAGGGTGAAAAGATCGTTATCGATCGAGATGAAACACCCAGAGGTGATACGACCTTTGAAAAACTTGCCTCCCTTAAACCGGTTTTGGGGGGAGTATGCACCGCTGGTAATTCCTCTTCAGAAAACGACGGAGCAGCAGCCGTTGTTCTCATGTCAAAAGAAAAGGCTCAATCTCTTGGACTTGAGCCTCTAGCATCCATTAGAAGTATTGCCGTTGCAGGATGTGACCCGCGATATACATACAACGCTGTGCCAGATGCCGTCCGCAAAGCTCTCAAGCTAGCAAACCTTACGATTGATCAGATAGACCTTATTGAAATTCAGGAAGCCTTTGCAGCTCAGGTGCTTGCTGACATCAAAAAGATGGGGCTTTCTGAAAAAGATTACGACCGTATCAACGTAAACGGTAGCGGAATATCACTTGGGCATCCGATTGCCTGCACTGGAACGAGAGTCCTTGTAACGCTTCTTCATGAAATGAAGCGCCGTAAAGTGCACTATGGACTGGAATGTATATGCGGAGGCGGGGGACTGGGAATAGCAGGAATTTTTGAGAGAAACCTCGAATAA